One genomic region from Anguilla rostrata isolate EN2019 chromosome 2, ASM1855537v3, whole genome shotgun sequence encodes:
- the LOC135245509 gene encoding sorting nexin-5-like: MASTPDESEKEKVPSVSVDLNHDASLLIDIPDALCERDKVKFTVHTKTTLGTFQKPDFSVTRQHEDFIWLHDTLVETEDYAGLIIPPAPPKPDFESPREKMHKLGEGEASLTKEEYTKMKQELEAEYLAVFKKTVQVHELFLLRLSSHPILSKDRNFQIFLEYDQDLSVRRKNTKEKFGGFFRNMVKSADEVFISGIKEGDEFFDQEKTFLLDYFGKIKDSTAKAEKMTRSHKNLADDYILISSTLASLSAEDSTALKGYLMKFSDLLEKLRKVEARVASDQELKLTELLRYYMRDIQAAKDLLYRRARAQADYENACRALEKARQKGKDVPQAENLQEQCLQKFEKLSESGKKELTGFKARRVVAFRKNLVEMAELEVKHAKNKTTLLQSCIELLKSN; the protein is encoded by the exons gttcCCTCAGTGTCCGTCGACCTGAACCATGATGCCTCTCTGCTCATCGACATTCCCGACGCCCTATGTGAACGTGACAAAGTCAAGTTCACCGTCCACACTAAA ACAACGCTGGGAACGTTCCAGAAGCCTGACTTCTCGGTGACCCGCCAGCACGAGGACTTCATCTGGCTCCACGACACCCTGGTGGAGACGGAGGATTACGCCGGCCTGATC ATTCCTCCGGCTCCCCCCAAACCGGATTTTGAGAGCCCCCGGGAGAAGATGCACAagctgggggagggagaggcctCCTTGACCAAGGAGGAATACACCAAGATGAAGCAGGAACTGGAAGC GGAGTACCTAGCGGTGTTTAAGAAGACCGTGCAGGTCCACGaactcttcctcctccgcctcTCCTCTCACCCCATCCTGAGCAAGGACAGAAACTTCCAGATCTTTCTGGAGTACGACCAGGAT CTCAGCGTCCGGAGGAAGAACACCAAGGAGAAGTTTGGCGGATTTTTCCGGAACATGGTGAAGAGCGCCGATGAGGTCTTCATTTCGGGCATAAAG GAGGGGGATGAGTTCTTTGACCAGGAGAAGACCTTCCTGCTGGACTATTTCGGCAAAATCAAAGACTCCACTGCCAAAGCAGAGAAGATGACCCGCTCACACAAGA atCTGGCAGATGACTACATTCTGATATCTTCTACCTTGGCCAGCCTATCAGCAGAGGACTCCACAGCACTTAAAGG GTATCTGATGAAGTTTTCAGACCTTTTGGAGAAGCTCAGG AAGGTGGAGGCGAGGGTGGCGTCGGATCAGGAGCTGAAACTGACGGAGCTGCTCAGATACTACATGAGAGACATCCAGGCTGCCAAG GACCTGTTATACAGGCGCGCGCGTGCCCAGGCAGATTATGAGAATGCCTGCAGGGCGCTGGAGAAGGCTCGACAGAAGGGCAAGGACGTGCCCCAGGCTGAGAACCTCCAGGAGCAGTGCCTGCAGAAGTTTGAAAAGCTCTCTGAGTCGGGCAAGAAAG AGCTCACCGGCTTCAAGGCCAGGAGGGTGGTGGCCTTCCGGAAAAATCTGGTGGAGATGGCCGAGCTGGAGGTCAAGCACGCAAAG AACAAGACCACTCTGCTGCAAAGTTGCATAGAGCTCCTTAAATCCAACTGA